Genomic DNA from Veillonella criceti:
GAATACGAGCACCCGCTTCACGACATTCACGCATGATAGCTTCATGACGAGGACGATCAAGCATAACAACTGTTAAATCATCAATACCGCGTTCCATTTTTTCAGCAACACGACGCAAGTTTTCAGTAACACTAGCATTTAAATCGATAACACCTTTAGCACGAGGACCTACACACAATTTCTGCATGTACATATCTGGTGCATGGAGTAGGCCACCTTTAGGAGCAATCGCTAATACTGCAATCGCACCGTTTTGACCTTTAGCAATTAGATTAGTTCCTTCAATTGGATCAACGGCAATATCTACCGCTTCACCACCAGCACCTACTTCTTCACCAATATATAGCATAGGTGCTTCATCGATTTCCCCTTCCCCGATAACAACAGTACCAGAAATAGGTACCGTATCAAAGGTTTGACGCATAGCATCAACAGCTAATTGATCGGCTCCGTCTTTTTCACCGCGACCTAACAAACGACCACTACGAAGCGCAGCTGCTTCCGTTACACGTACAAATTCCAAAGCTAATGTTCTATCCACAGTTCGTTACCTCCTTAAAATGCCCTCTTTTTAAATAGGCAGGGCTCTACCTGTTCCCATTTATTTGTTGGCTGCTTCCCAATCGGCTAAGAATCTAGCAAGGCCTGCATCCGTTAATGGATGTTTCATAGAGGCAGTTAACACCTTGTATGGCACCGTAGCAATATGAGCACCGGCTTTAGCACATTGTGTCATATGCATTGGCGTACGTACACTAGCGGCAATAATTTCAGCTTTAATATCATGAACCATAAATACTTCAGCAATATCTTCAATTAAGGTAATGCCATCCATGCTCATATCATC
This window encodes:
- the glpX gene encoding class II fructose-bisphosphatase → MDRTLALEFVRVTEAAALRSGRLLGRGEKDGADQLAVDAMRQTFDTVPISGTVVIGEGEIDEAPMLYIGEEVGAGGEAVDIAVDPIEGTNLIAKGQNGAIAVLAIAPKGGLLHAPDMYMQKLCVGPRAKGVIDLNASVTENLRRVAEKMERGIDDLTVVMLDRPRHEAIMRECREAGARIRLITDGDVNPAMECGLEGSGIHMVIGTGGAPEGVLAAAALKCTGGDMQARLLPENDEEVRRCHAMGITDLNKVLTIDDLVHGEDVIFSATAITEGNILAGIKYFAGGARTESVVMRYKTGTVRFVDTIHRLDRKLKSMKAR